A single genomic interval of Helianthus annuus cultivar XRQ/B chromosome 13, HanXRQr2.0-SUNRISE, whole genome shotgun sequence harbors:
- the LOC110918130 gene encoding ubiquitin carboxyl-terminal hydrolase MINDY-2: protein MAPVSKELLEWGKKQKIKETMYYTKPIRFFGNITPIILQNENGPCPLLAICNILSLRNELRLSPYETSVSERELLRLVAENLLISNRKDEETQKTISDTIDILPLVAKGLDVNVRFTRIKDIEFTSKCAVFRLLNIPVYHGWIIDPQDVETSNAIGLKSYDTLTADLAKLETQNTEGVTTKSSEEDLHEPLMGLELTKTVYSSSEKVGDCVTFKTDPDKASHVGKTSTSEPERHESKDETVETDPDKASRDGKTNTSEPEKRESKDRIEEASLEEVKITEKSVTFGETTSSEASSSTLNIVTARSPQIKELISRPLTARQGELVRDFLENNVSQLTVYGLFCLHEGLEERELCAFFRNNHFNTMLKYGGALYLLVTDLGYKDEPGVIWEKLSEVNGDTVFVNQYFKIYKPEIERYTRDKKSVEHIWSRAYPETDYTAEASTSRNTDKSSDPPLAGDSEQVVPEAKQRQKGLEEEDVEKVIQDLTERAKRREKEKEEEQRSPPLAGVWQELVLEAKQHQQSLAEKQSQREIEEIQPQRVSPTPPPTGSNVREHHSSIRPRNLLRNLTRKPLRNPLRNPTRNPLRNPPRKESKRSKEKCSLM, encoded by the exons ATGGCTCCGGTCTCAAAAGAGCTGTTGGAATGGGGAAAGAAGCAGAAGATTAAAGAAACGATGTATTACACAAAACCAATCCGCTTCTTCGGAAACATTACTCCGATCATACTCCAGAACGAAAACGGACCTTGTCCTCTTCTTGCTATTT GCAACATCTTGTCGCTGAGAAACGAATTGCGTCTGAGCCCGTATGAAACTTCCGTATCAGAGAGGGAACTGTTAAGACTGGTGGCTGAGAATTTACTCATTTCAAATAGAAAAGATGAG GAAACACAAAAGACTATATCTGATACGATCGATATACTGCCACTTGTTGCAAAGGGCTTGGATGTGAACGTTAGATTCACAAG AATTAAGGATATTGAGTTCACAAGCAAGTGTGCGGTATTTCGTTTATTGAACATTCCAGTATATCACGGTTGGATTATCGATCCACAG GATGTTGAAACTTCAAATGCCATTGGCTTAAAGTCGTATGATACCTTGACGGCCGATCTTGCGAAACTAGAAACTCAAAACACAGAAGGTGTTACTACGAAGAGTTCGGAAGAAGATTTACATGAACCGTTGATGGGCTTGGAACTAACAAAAACCGTTTATTCAAGTTCGGAAAAAGTTGGTGATTGCGTAACGTTTAAAACCGATCCTGACAAGGCGAGCCATGTTGGAAAAACGAGTACTAGTGAACCGGAGAGGCATGAAAGTAAAGATGAAACTGTTGAAACCGATCCTGACAAGGCGAGCCGGGATGGAAAAACGAATACTAGTGAACCGGAGAAGCGTGAAAGTAAAGATAGAATTGAGGAAGCTAGCCTTGAGGAGGTGAAAATAACAGAAAAGTCGGTAACTTTTGGAGAAACGACATCAAGTGAAGCAAGCTCATCTACACTTAACATCGTTACTGCTAGATCGCCGCAGATAAAAGAATTGATATCCCGTCCTTTAACTGCAAGACAAG GGGAACTGGTACGAGACTTTTTGGAAAACAATGTGAGTCAGTTGACAGTGTACGG CTTATTTTGCTTGCATGAAGGTCTAGAAGAACGCGAACTTTGTGCGTTTTTTCGCAATAATCACTTCAATACGATGCTCAAGTATGGAGGGGCACTGTACCTTTTAGTTACAGATCTCGGTTACAAAGATGAACCCGGTGTGATATGGGAAAAGCTAAGTGAG GTGAATGGTGATACGGTGTTTGTGAACCAGTACTTCAAGATATATAAGCCGGAGATAGAGAGATACACACGGGATAAAAAGAGTGTTGAGCACATCTGGTCTCGGGCTTATCCGGAGACAGACTATACAGCAGAGGCGAGCACAAGCAGAAACACAGATAAAAG TTCGGATCCGCCACTTGCTGGAGACTCTGAGCAAGTAGTTCCGGAGGCAAAACAGCGGCAAAAAGGCTTAGAGGAAGAAGATGTTGAAAAAGTTATTCAGGATCTAACTGAAAGGGCAAAACGGCGGGAAAAAGAAAAAGAGGAAGAACAACGGTCACCACCACTCGCTGGAGTGTGGCAGGAACTAGTTTTAGAGGCAAAAcagcatcaacaaagcttagcgGAAAAACAGTCGCAACGAGAAATAGAGGAAATACAGCCGCAACGTGTTTCACCTACGCCTCCCCCTACAGGGTCTAATGTGCGCGAG CATCACAGTTCAATAAGGCCAAGGAACCTGCTAAGGAACCTGACAAGGAAGCCGCTAAGGAACCCGCTAAGGAACCCGACAAGGAACCCACTAAGGAACCCGCCAAGGAAGGAATCAAAGCGATCGAAGGAGAAGTGCAGTTTGATGTAA
- the LOC110918142 gene encoding ferredoxin C 2, chloroplastic: MDLQASCNIFCTTNYPTPSLFRQFSPSKNSINYTTKCRRHTTSSELQTSPEVPRISVASSAPTHKVTVHDRQRDVVHEFYVPEDQYILHTAEAQNISLPFACRHGCCTSCAVRIKSGQLRQPEALGISAELKAKGYALLCVGFPTSDIEVETQDEDEVYWLQFGRYFARGPIERDDYALELAMGDE, translated from the exons ATGGATCTTCAAGCTTCCTGCAATATCTTCTGCACCACAAACTACCCGACCCCATCACTTTTCCGCCAGTTCTCCCCGTCAAAAAACTCCATCAATTACACCACCAAATGCCGCCGCCATACGACGTCGTCGGAGCTTCAAACCTCGCCGGAAGTACCTCGCATTTCTGTCGCTTCCTCTGCTCCAACCCATAAAGTCACCGTTCACGACAGACAACGAGATGTTGTTCACGAATTCTACGTTCCAGAG GATCAATACATATTGCACACAGCTGAAGCACAGAACATATCATTGCCGTTTGCTTGCAGGCACG GTTGTTGTACTAGTTGTGCTGTTCGTATAAAATCTGGACAACTTAGACAGCCTGAAGCATTAGGGATATCCGCAGAATTGAAAGCTAAG GGTTATGCGCTCCTTTGTGTCGGTTTCCCAACTTCTGATATCGAAGTTGAAACACAAGATGAGGATGAG GTATACTGGCTTCAATTTGGACGATATTTTGCACGAGGACCtatt GAAAGGGATGACTATGCACTTGAACTAGCGATGGGCGACGAGTAA